The nucleotide sequence TCAGACAGCCCTGGCCGCAACGTGGCAGTGCTAATGGGATCGGCGAAAGATATTTGATTCATCACCTGCGCCTGCCATTTCTTCGTATCTCCGAGCATTCGCTTCGGGGATACAAATTAACGGATGATTCTGGCATAATTTGGCGTGCTAGAGATTATCGTCAACTGGGTCCATGCATGGGCGGTGACGTATGACTCGACGATATACAGGTACACACCCTAAGGCCTGATTTGCGTTTACCGTCCCTCATAAACTTCCGAGTCGTGCAGTGTCACACAAAGTCAGGGCCATTTGATGTGAGCGTTGGCATTTGCGGTGTCGTGCATTGGATGATCCGATGGCAACGGCGTCGTTGCGCCTCATATAAGATGGGAGCTACTTATTCCATTGCTCACGGTATCAACGAAGACGTGGAAGTGTCTGATCGTAAAGGAAACATCCTGAAGGCGTCTGCATACCGAGTCAGTCAGTGGGCTAGACGACCACGACCTCCTGGGCCCCGTAAACGCCGGACATTCTCACGATTTTTCGCGAAGTGTCACAACATTGCAAAACACATGATATGCACCACTACAGATACACCCCCTGAGGACGTTCGTAGTCCGTGGGCGGCATGCGAGACTCTGAATAGGTCTGCGATGGCTCCAAGGCTCAACCTCCCGGAGAAGCTCGACCTGAGTTGCTTCGAGATTGGCCCAACAGTGGGCACTGGATCGTATGCATCAGTATGCGTTGTCAGCCTGAAAAGTGCTTCCGAGCCCCAAAGACCGACCTTTGCGCTGAAAGTGCTGCACAAGACGAAGGTTATTTCGGAACGTCAAGTGTTGCATCTGCGTAACGAGAAAAAGATTCTGTCGACGATCACTCACCCCTTCATTGTGCGCTATCTTGGCAGTTTTCAGGACGAAGTGAACGTTTACATGCTGCTTGAATACGTATGCGGCGGGGAACTGTTCAGTTACATCTACAAGTATGGCGCCTTGGGCCACACCGTGGCTCGCTTTTACACCGCCCAGGCGGTGCTTGCCATCGACTTTCTGCACTCGAAGGGTATCGTATACCGTGATTTGAAGCCTGAGAACATGCTGTTGGACCGTTTTGGCCATATCCGCCTTGTGGACTTCGGTTTCGCCAAAGAGGTGAAGAACAAGACTTACACGGTATGTGGAACTCACGACTATCTTGCCCCTGAGATATTTCTGCGCTGTGGACATGGTGTGGAGGCTGATTGGTGGTCGCTGGGTATTTTGGTTTACGAGCTGCTGACCGGTGCTCCGCCGTTTCACGCCTCTGACCCCGTGTCCACGTACGACCTAGCTCTGGAGAACCGCATCCTGTTCCCGCTTTCGGTAAGGAACGAGGTGAAGGACTTCGTCCGGAAACTTCTTGTGGTGAGTCCTCGTAAACGCCTTGGCGCAAGCGGGAGTGCCGCTATCTACTCCCATCGTTTCTTCCACGGCATCGACTGGATGAAGATGCTGTCCAAACAGGTGAAGCCCCCCATTGTGCCCCGTCTTAGTGGAGGTACTGACACGGCCAATTATATGAAGTACAGCGACGACTGGAGGTCTTACAACGTGAGAATCACACCAGCAGAGCAGGCCGAACATTTTAGCGATTTTTAGATAATAGTTTGTATTCACAACCTCTTGCGTTTTGCCGCTTCGTATTTGTTTTGGAATTTGTCCGGCCTTTTGCCGCCTTGCCGTTGTCCCTTGTACTTGAGTTTTTCCGAGACGACCTTGCGTAGCGCCTCTGCGCAGAGGCTGTGCTTCGCGAGTGCGTCGTGTTCGCTGAGTTCCTGATAATGCGTTATGGCAACACGctaaatcaccacttactGTGAATTCCTCCAGTTTTTTGTTGAGCGCTAGTTCGATACGTTGGAAAAGTTCGACGTCGTACCTACGCAATCTGACCTGTATGCTGTACGACGTACTGTGTGACAAAAGTGAGCGCCAGTCCCGACCTCCCTGCCCTTGCAGTACGCCCTACTCTGTGTATATAGTCCTTAGAGCTCTCGGGTATGTCGAAATTGAGAACCAGTTGCACCATGGGAAGGTCCAAACCGCGCCCCCCGACCTCAGTTGCCACAAGCACTGTGGCAGACCCTGACGTGAGATGGTATTGCGCCATGCTGAGATCCCCACCTGTTTTGAAGATATTTAGCGCCTTTGAACGCTCCGCCTGTGACAACTTTCCATGCAGGCAGACCTGTAGCGCATGAGAGACGATAGAGTTACACTTACGCTGCTAAACTTGAGGGCCTTCAGGTACGCGGCACAGCGCTGCGCACCGTCGCAGGTCTTGCAGAATACCATCACGGTACGATTGGAGTAATGCCAGAGGAGAGCCGCCAGGTATGTCCACTTGTGCTTCTGCGCCACCAGCAGGAATCGCTGATCCAGTTGTTGAGATGTGGTGTATTTATCGTCCACTTGTACCTGATGAGCATTTTTATTCGTCTTCAAAAGTTGCGAGGTTTTCAGCGACTTGTGCCTCCCCTAAACATACCGATACGGGGTCCTTCAGCGCCATCTTCTGTAGCTTGCTCAGCTTCTttgtcatcgtcgccgaAAAGAGATACGTTTGCCTATCATTCGGCATGGCCTAATGGTTAATAATTCTTTCCTAAAGGTGCCTACGTGTATGATTTTGTCGAGTTCGTTGTCAAAGTCCTGCGATAATAGCCTGTCAGCTTCGTCTATTATAAGTTTCTTGACGGTGGCGAGTGAGAATCCTTTGGTGTTTTCAACATGATCAGCGAGTCTCCCTGGCGATGCGACAATGACGTGTGGCTTTTTTGCGAGCGCGATTGCTTGTGGCACCATGTCCATTCCTCCGATTATTACGCAGACCTCCAGCGCGATGGCCGCGCCCAGTGCACGAAACTGCTCCGCTATTTGCTCGCAAAGCTCCCTGCTAGGCGCGAGTACAACACAGTAGAGCCTTTGTACATCGTTGAGCAGATGGTGAAGGACAGGTATTGTGAAGGCGCCGGTTTTACCCGAGCCCGTGACCGCGAGGCCGATAATGTCACGCCCCGTAAGCGCATGAGGAATAGCTGCAACCTGTATGGGCGTTGGCACCTTCCATCCGACAGATTGGCAGGCCTTGCATATCTCGGGGCAGACGCCAAGCGACTCGAATGATTGGTCACTGCTCTCCTTCTGCTCCGGCACATCCGTAGAACTCTTTTCGCGTTCCAACGGGGCCTGCAGACGCGCCTTGAACTCATCCAGCACATCGATTCCCTCCGAACCATCGGAGTCAGAGCCTGGTTCCTGCATTATTGATTCTATCTTTGCGCGTTGTGCTGTTCGGCGTCACGCCAGCGGCGCGCATTGGCCAACGGAATTACCACACCCAAATATAGACGAAGTTGTCCTGTATGTGCGAGTTTGTTTCATTAAAAAATACATCCCCCGCTCTGCCGCGCCAGTTAGCTATATGATGCACAGCATTGCGATTATGTTTGAGTTGCAATCGTGGTATGAGTCCAGTCCTTTTGCTCACCACGCGAAGGCTACCACTCCAAAACAATAATGTGTCATAGAGGGACACATTGGGGTGTCTATTTTCCGGTTATTTACCGTTTCGCAGAATACCGTCACGCGCTACACAGGTGTGAAATGCCATAAACGGCACCAATTCACGACGACGTAACGATATATCAGCGCCTACCAATGTTTAAATGCCACATTCAGCGCGATGTGTGGCACGAAGTGCTTACTACGAACGACCGGCAAGCTGTTAGAGTAGCAACAGCTTCCGTTAACATTTTACTGTTCACCTTAACATCACGTTAGCGTTAATTCCACCACGAAGCCCTTTCCATAGTGCCACCATTGTATTGAGTCGCGTCACAAAGCGGTTTTGAGCAGGGTGTTGTCTGTGACCAAGCCTTCCATGGGTGTCTGCCCAGAGACGTGGAGATATGTACAGCCCCGGCGATTTAGCACCTAGCACGAAAATTACGGCCAACAGGCGCATTCAAGCGGTTAATACGAAATAGAAGATGGTCGGAAAGGCGCTCCGCTCCACAATACCGTCGCGCGCGGCAGCGGGGCAGCGGAAAGCGGTAAAACGCAGAACGGCGCAGCAAAACAAACGAAAACCCACAACGGCTATAAAGATACGTATTAGTATAACATATATGTACACAGAAATGACCAAGCCGACACAAGAGAGCGGACGCCGCTAGCGGAGACCGGCCACCCGGAGTTCAGGGCACCAATTTTCTGTTCTCATTTCAACGGACTACGCAGCCATTGTCCATGATAATATACACGAAAAACAGCAACAGTAATTTGTGCATGCCGTCTGTTTTGGAGCAGTTTCGACAGCCGTGTTAGAGGGGATCCCTCTCGAGCATACTACGCGGATCTAAGCAGCCTGCGGCGGATTCCGCTAAATGCACGGATATATTGCCCATTTAAGCCATTTTTGTGCCGGAATCTTTGTTAAAAAGTGGTAGGAAGCGCTTTTCGGCTGGAAGACGGACCTCTCGCCTGCGGATTCCGTCAACTGACGCGTCACTGCATTCCTCTAAAATCACACAGATGATATAACCACAAGACAGTAGACATACGGCGTCGAGATCCAGGGCCATGTACGTCGGATCTCATGCGCGAGATTCTCCATCCCCATGATATAGCATGCACATGAACGCGCGGTA is from Babesia bigemina genome assembly Bbig001, chromosome : IV and encodes:
- a CDS encoding cAMP-dependent protein kinase, putative, with protein sequence MICTTTDTPPEDVRSPWAACETLNRSAMAPRLNLPEKLDLSCFEIGPTVGTGSYASVCVVSLKSASEPQRPTFALKVLHKTKVISERQVLHLRNEKKILSTITHPFIVRYLGSFQDEVNVYMLLEYVCGGELFSYIYKYGALGHTVARFYTAQAVLAIDFLHSKGIVYRDLKPENMLLDRFGHIRLVDFGFAKEVKNKTYTVCGTHDYLAPEIFLRCGHGVEADWWSLGILVYELLTGAPPFHASDPVSTYDLALENRILFPLSVRNEVKDFVRKLLVVSPRKRLGASGSAAIYSHRFFHGIDWMKMLSKQVKPPIVPRLSGGTDTANYMKYSDDWRSYNVRITPAEQAEHFSDF
- a CDS encoding -Putative ATP-dependent RNA helicase T26G10.1, encoding MQEPGSDSDGSEGIDVLDEFKARLQAPLEREKSSTDVPEQKESSDQSFESLGVCPEICKACQSVGWKVPTPIQVAAIPHALTGRDIIGLAVTGSGKTGAFTIPVLHHLLNDVQRLYCVVLAPSRELCEQIAEQFRALGAAIALEVCVIIGGMDMVPQAIALAKKPHVIVASPGRLADHVENTKGFSLATVKKLIIDEADRLLSQDFDNELDKIIHAMPNDRQTYLFSATMTKKLSKLQKMALKDPVSGRHKSLKTSQLLKTNKNAHQVQVDDKYTTSQQLDQRFLLVAQKHKWTYLAALLWHYSNRTVMVFCKTCDGAQRCAAYLKALKFSSVCLHGKLSQAERSKALNIFKTGGDLSMAQYHLTSGSATVLVATEVGGRGLDLPMVQLVLNFDIPESSKDYIHRVGRTARAGRSGLALTFVTQYDVELFQRIELALNKKLEEFTELSEHDALAKHSLCAEALRKVVSEKLKYKGQRQGGKRPDKFQNKYEAAKRKRL